The Salmonella enterica subsp. houtenae serovar Houten genome has a segment encoding these proteins:
- the prgK_1 gene encoding pathogenicity 1 island effector protein — protein MIRRYLYTFLLVMTLAGCKDKDLLKGLDQEQANEVIAVLQMHNIEANKIDSGKLGYSITVAEPDFTAAVYWIKTYQLPPRPRVEIAQMFPADSLVSSPRAEKARLYSAIEQRLEQSLQTMEGVLSARVHISYDIDAGENGRPPKPVHLSALAVYERGSPLAHQISDIKRFLKNSFADVDYDNISVVLSERSDAQLQAPGTPVKRNSFATSWIVLIILLSVMSAGFGVWYYKNHYARNKKGITADDKAKSSNE, from the coding sequence TGTAAGGATAAGGATCTTTTAAAAGGACTGGACCAGGAACAGGCTAATGAGGTCATTGCCGTTCTGCAAATGCATAATATAGAGGCGAATAAAATTGATAGCGGAAAATTGGGCTATAGCATTACTGTTGCTGAGCCTGATTTCACCGCTGCGGTGTACTGGATTAAAACCTATCAGCTTCCTCCCCGACCACGGGTGGAAATTGCGCAGATGTTCCCGGCAGATTCGCTGGTATCGTCTCCGCGAGCAGAAAAGGCCAGGTTATATTCGGCTATTGAACAGCGACTGGAGCAGTCATTACAGACGATGGAGGGCGTACTCTCCGCCAGGGTCCATATTAGTTATGATATTGATGCTGGTGAAAATGGCCGTCCGCCAAAACCTGTTCATTTGTCGGCATTAGCCGTATATGAACGAGGTTCGCCGCTTGCGCATCAGATCAGCGATATCAAGCGATTCTTAAAGAATAGTTTTGCCGATGTAGATTATGACAACATTTCTGTCGTGTTGTCAGAACGTTCAGATGCCCAATTACAGGCTCCTGGCACGCCAGTAAAACGTAATTCTTTTGCAACCAGTTGGATTGTACTGATTATTTTGTTATCCGTGATGTCAGCAGGGTTTGGCGTCTGGTATTACAAAAACCATTATGCCCGGAATAAGAAAGGCATAACGGCTGATGATAAGGCGAAATCGTCAAATGAATAG
- the orgA gene encoding cell invasion protein, with protein MNRQPLPIIWQKVIFDPLSYIHPQRLQIASEMIVKPAARAAANELILAAWQLKTGKKESIQNSLTQLWLRQWHRLPQIAYLLGCHKLRADLARQGALLGLPDWAQTFLAINQGTSLSVCDKAPNHRFLLSVGYAQLNALSEFLPESLAQRFPLLFPPFIKEASKQDAVEMSILLLALQYAQKYPNSVPDFAC; from the coding sequence ATGAATAGGCAGCCATTACCCATTATCTGGCAAAAAGTCATTTTTGATCCGTTGTCGTATATTCATCCTCAGCGGTTGCAGATAGCCTCGGAAATGATTGTCAAACCTGCCGCCAGGGCGGCGGCGAATGAGTTAATACTGGCGGCCTGGCAGCTTAAGACCGGAAAAAAGGAGAGCATTCAAAATTCACTGACGCAGCTATGGCTGCGTCAGTGGCACCGGCTACCGCAAATAGCGTACTTACTCGGTTGCCACAAACTGAGAGCCGATCTGGCAAGGCAGGGCGCTTTGCTTGGACTGCCGGATTGGGCACAAACATTTTTGGCAATAAACCAGGGAACGAGTTTATCTGTCTGCGATAAGGCGCCGAATCACCGATTTTTACTCAGTGTCGGATATGCACAGTTAAATGCCCTGAGTGAATTTTTACCTGAATCTTTAGCACAGCGTTTTCCTTTGCTTTTTCCTCCTTTTATTAAGGAGGCATCGAAGCAGGATGCTGTAGAAATGTCAATTTTGCTACTGGCCTTACAATATGCTCAAAAATATCCCAATTCCGTCCCCGATTTCGCCTGTTGA
- the orgB gene encoding invasion protein OrgB — protein sequence MLKNIPIPSPISPVEGILIKRKTLERYFSIERLEQQAHQRAKRILREAEEEAKTLRMYAYQEGYEQGMIDALQQVATYLTDSQTMAWKWMEKIQIYARELFSAAVDHPETLLTVLDEWLRDFDKPEGQLFLTLPVNAKKDHQKLMVLLMENWPGTFNLKYHQEQRFIMSCGDQIAEFSPEQFVETAVGVIKHHLDELPQDCRTISDSAINAFIDECKIKTQAS from the coding sequence ATGCTCAAAAATATCCCAATTCCGTCCCCGATTTCGCCTGTTGAGGGGATACTGATAAAGCGTAAAACGCTGGAACGTTATTTTTCTATTGAGAGATTAGAACAGCAGGCGCATCAACGGGCTAAGCGTATTTTGCGGGAGGCGGAAGAAGAGGCGAAGACTTTGCGGATGTATGCCTACCAGGAAGGTTACGAGCAGGGAATGATAGACGCGTTACAGCAGGTCGCAACTTATCTTACTGATAGTCAAACAATGGCCTGGAAATGGATGGAAAAAATACAGATTTATGCCCGAGAGCTATTTTCAGCAGCAGTCGACCATCCAGAAACGCTTTTAACCGTATTGGATGAGTGGCTGAGAGATTTTGATAAGCCGGAGGGGCAGCTTTTTTTAACACTGCCTGTTAATGCGAAAAAAGATCACCAAAAACTGATGGTGTTGCTTATGGAGAACTGGCCTGGCACTTTTAACCTTAAATATCATCAGGAGCAGCGCTTTATCATGAGTTGCGGCGATCAGATCGCAGAGTTTTCGCCTGAACAATTTGTTGAAACGGCGGTAGGCGTCATTAAGCATCATCTTGATGAACTTCCACAAGACTGCCGTACAATTTCTGATAGCGCCATCAACGCATTTATTGATGAGTGCAAGATAAAAACGCAAGCATCGTAA
- a CDS encoding type III secretion system effector protein OrgC: MIPGTIPTSYVVPAANTDATGNSVVSLSARAATLNNVNSARLSDGGDIDLYDAFYQTLLSLPESASSETLKDIIYQEMNAFKDPKSGDSAFVSFEQQTAMLQNMLGKVESGSRLYEALNGVLVGTMNAQSQMTSWMQEVILSGGENKESIDW, translated from the coding sequence ATGATACCAGGTACGATTCCGACTTCTTATGTGGTCCCGGCAGCGAATACTGACGCGACGGGTAACAGTGTTGTTTCGTTGAGCGCCAGGGCGGCTACGTTGAATAATGTAAATAGCGCGCGTTTAAGCGACGGCGGTGACATTGATCTTTATGATGCGTTCTACCAGACGCTTTTGTCGCTTCCTGAGTCAGCCTCTTCTGAAACGCTTAAAGATATCATTTATCAAGAGATGAATGCATTCAAAGACCCCAAAAGTGGTGATTCTGCATTTGTCTCATTTGAGCAGCAAACGGCTATGCTACAAAATATGCTGGGAAAAGTTGAGTCGGGTAGCCGTTTATATGAGGCTTTAAATGGAGTATTAGTCGGCACGATGAACGCACAGTCACAAATGACCTCCTGGATGCAGGAGGTTATTTTATCAGGCGGAGAAAACAAAGAGTCAATTGACTGGTAA
- the hilC gene encoding AraC family transcriptional regulator, translating into MVLPSMNKSVEAISNNHLQQSSKVSLINGLADVRDYYVANCVLIKLNKGSLRIENEFGEFIEQSAPCLFLLEKDQTITFSMSEIEGHIDFSSLEVSYDLMQKFYKVFYSTRNYNDRELSLKTKPKHFFHAELLPGMSDTFDSILHGVACPRVCSNVSIDDHDYSYYSLMYLISAFVRKPGGFDFLERAIKITTKEKVYNIIISDITRKWSQAEVAAKLFMSVSSLKRKLAAEEVSFSKIYLDARMNQAIKLLRMGAGNISQVATMCGYDTPSYFIAIFKRHFKITPLSFMRTMNH; encoded by the coding sequence ATGGTATTGCCTTCAATGAATAAATCAGTTGAGGCTATTAGCAATAATCACCTTCAACAGTCGAGCAAAGTTTCATTAATAAATGGATTAGCTGATGTAAGAGACTATTATGTCGCAAACTGCGTATTAATCAAACTTAATAAAGGCAGTTTGCGAATTGAAAATGAGTTTGGAGAGTTCATCGAGCAGTCTGCACCGTGTTTATTTTTATTGGAAAAAGATCAAACGATAACATTTAGCATGAGCGAAATTGAGGGGCATATTGATTTTTCTTCACTGGAGGTTTCCTATGATTTAATGCAGAAATTCTATAAAGTCTTTTACAGTACAAGAAATTATAATGACAGAGAGTTATCATTAAAAACGAAGCCGAAGCACTTTTTCCATGCTGAGCTGTTGCCCGGGATGAGCGATACGTTTGACTCGATTTTGCATGGTGTGGCGTGTCCACGGGTTTGTAGTAATGTGAGTATTGATGATCATGATTATTCATATTACTCATTGATGTATCTTATATCGGCATTTGTACGCAAACCCGGTGGGTTTGACTTCCTTGAGCGGGCAATAAAAATTACGACAAAAGAAAAAGTTTATAACATTATTATCAGTGATATCACCCGTAAATGGTCACAGGCTGAGGTAGCAGCAAAGCTGTTTATGAGCGTATCAAGTCTGAAAAGAAAATTGGCTGCTGAAGAGGTGAGTTTTAGCAAAATATACCTGGATGCCCGTATGAATCAGGCTATAAAATTGTTACGTATGGGCGCTGGAAATATCTCACAAGTCGCGACGATGTGTGGCTATGATACGCCTTCTTATTTTATCGCTATTTTTAAACGGCATTTTAAAATTACACCGCTTAGCTTTATGCGTACAATGAACCATTAA
- a CDS encoding transcriptional regulator, with amino-acid sequence MKNVIIYGINWTNCYALQSIFKLKYPEKRVKTCNSLTALLHSISDMPDAGLILALNPHEHVYLFHALQARLQSRKVLVVADRLYYIDRCVLQYFGVMDYILKDELSCAIRSDREKLRLPEAWLRFCLRPQKKTMAATYDFNAGETPEEVLFNINQYAWWNLPPGVTQAKYALLILLSSGHPAIELAKKFGLGIKTVSIYRKKVMYRLGMDSSPLSLFRGLKLDAHLQRTAFAHNHSVPDDNCSLPMAVGMR; translated from the coding sequence ATGAAAAATGTAATTATTTACGGTATTAACTGGACTAATTGTTATGCCCTTCAGTCTATTTTTAAGCTAAAATATCCGGAAAAGCGCGTTAAAACGTGTAACTCATTAACCGCACTTTTGCATTCTATATCCGATATGCCGGACGCCGGGCTGATTTTAGCTTTGAACCCGCATGAGCATGTTTATCTTTTTCATGCGTTGCAGGCGCGGTTGCAGAGCCGTAAAGTTTTGGTAGTGGCAGATCGCTTATATTATATCGATCGCTGTGTGCTGCAATATTTTGGCGTTATGGATTATATTTTAAAAGACGAGCTATCCTGCGCTATCCGCTCGGATCGAGAAAAGCTCCGTCTTCCGGAGGCTTGGTTGCGTTTCTGCCTCAGGCCACAAAAGAAAACCATGGCTGCTACGTATGATTTTAATGCCGGTGAGACGCCGGAAGAGGTATTGTTTAATATCAATCAATACGCCTGGTGGAATCTACCTCCCGGCGTCACTCAGGCGAAATATGCGCTGCTGATATTATTATCCTCCGGACATCCGGCAATTGAACTGGCGAAAAAATTTGGTCTGGGAATAAAAACCGTTAGTATTTATCGTAAGAAGGTGATGTATCGTTTGGGGATGGACTCTTCACCGCTATCTCTGTTCCGGGGACTGAAATTAGACGCGCATTTACAGCGTACTGCTTTTGCACATAACCATAGCGTACCGGACGATAATTGCTCGTTACCGATGGCGGTAGGAATGCGTTAA
- the sitD gene encoding iron transport inner membrane protein, whose amino-acid sequence MFLTTLLEPFQFDFMVNALMVSVIVAIPCALLSVFLVLKGWALMGDAMSHAVFPGVVLAYIVGIPLAIGAFIAGLFCAIATGYLDDNSRIKRDTVMGIVFSGMFGAGLVLYVSIQSEVHLDHILFGDMLGVSLGDIAQTSVIALGIALIIGLKWKDLLLHAFDPHQAKASGLNTTLLHYGLLCMIALTIVATLKSVGIILSISLLIAPGAIAILLTRRFARALGLAVSLSVITAFAGVYLSFYLDSAPAPTIVVLFAIVFIAAFIYATWRDRRNEIVPEAHG is encoded by the coding sequence ATGTTCTTAACAACGTTACTGGAGCCATTTCAGTTTGATTTTATGGTGAACGCCCTTATGGTTTCGGTTATTGTGGCGATTCCCTGCGCTTTGCTGTCCGTATTTTTAGTGTTAAAAGGCTGGGCATTAATGGGCGACGCAATGAGTCATGCGGTATTCCCCGGGGTCGTACTGGCATATATTGTAGGGATTCCCCTGGCGATTGGCGCTTTCATTGCCGGATTATTTTGCGCTATCGCGACCGGTTATCTGGACGATAACAGCCGCATCAAACGTGATACGGTGATGGGCATCGTCTTTTCCGGGATGTTTGGCGCAGGTCTGGTGCTCTATGTTTCTATTCAATCAGAAGTGCATCTGGATCACATCCTGTTTGGCGATATGCTGGGCGTATCGCTGGGGGATATAGCACAAACGTCGGTCATTGCGCTGGGTATTGCATTAATCATTGGGCTGAAATGGAAAGATCTTCTGCTACACGCTTTTGACCCGCACCAGGCGAAAGCTAGTGGGCTAAATACCACGCTACTGCATTATGGCCTGCTATGTATGATTGCGCTAACTATCGTCGCCACGCTGAAATCGGTGGGCATTATTCTGTCTATCTCACTGCTTATCGCCCCCGGCGCAATTGCCATTTTGCTGACGCGACGCTTTGCGCGCGCGCTGGGATTAGCAGTTAGTCTGTCAGTGATTACCGCTTTTGCGGGCGTCTATCTGTCATTTTATCTTGATAGCGCGCCAGCGCCGACCATTGTCGTATTGTTTGCCATCGTATTTATTGCAGCATTTATTTACGCAACATGGCGCGACAGGCGTAATGAAATCGTACCAGAGGCGCACGGTTAA
- the sitC gene encoding iron transport inner membrane protein has product MNWLVEPFGYQYMLNAMWVSAMVGGLCAFLSCYLMLKGWSLIGDALSHSIVPGVAGAWMLGLPFSLGAFLSGGLAAGSMLFLNQRSRLKEDAIIGLIFSSFFGVGLFMVSLNPMSVNIQTIILGNVLAIAPADIAQLAIIGAVSLTILLLKWKDLMVVFFDETHARSIGLNPGRLKLLFFTLLSVSTVAALQTVGAFLVICLVVTPGATAWLLTDRFPRLLMIAVVIGSLTSFLGAWLSYWLDGATGGIIVVMQTLLFITAFIFAPKHGLLANRRRARLQKEPTCS; this is encoded by the coding sequence ATGAACTGGCTTGTTGAGCCGTTTGGTTACCAGTATATGCTCAACGCGATGTGGGTCTCCGCGATGGTGGGCGGTCTGTGCGCGTTCCTCTCCTGCTATTTGATGCTCAAAGGCTGGTCGCTCATTGGCGATGCGCTATCTCATTCCATTGTGCCTGGCGTCGCTGGCGCCTGGATGTTAGGGCTGCCCTTCTCGCTCGGCGCGTTTCTTTCCGGCGGACTGGCAGCAGGCAGTATGCTCTTTCTTAACCAACGCTCACGCCTGAAAGAAGACGCAATTATCGGGCTTATCTTCTCCTCTTTTTTTGGCGTCGGCCTTTTTATGGTGTCGCTCAATCCAATGTCGGTGAATATCCAGACGATTATTCTCGGCAACGTGCTGGCGATCGCGCCAGCGGATATTGCGCAACTGGCGATTATCGGCGCAGTCTCGCTGACAATTCTGCTGTTAAAGTGGAAAGATTTGATGGTCGTCTTTTTCGATGAAACCCATGCGCGTTCTATCGGTCTTAATCCGGGTCGGCTAAAGTTGCTGTTTTTCACCCTATTATCCGTCTCCACCGTGGCGGCCCTGCAAACCGTTGGGGCGTTCCTGGTGATCTGTCTCGTCGTCACCCCGGGCGCGACGGCCTGGTTACTCACCGACCGTTTTCCACGTCTGCTCATGATTGCCGTCGTGATTGGCAGCCTGACCAGTTTTCTGGGCGCATGGCTTAGCTACTGGCTGGATGGTGCCACTGGCGGGATTATTGTCGTCATGCAAACCTTACTGTTCATCACGGCCTTTATTTTCGCCCCGAAACACGGTCTGTTAGCCAACCGTCGACGCGCCCGTCTGCAGAAGGAGCCGACATGTTCTTAA
- the sitB gene encoding iron transport ATP-binding protein, translating into MSQSAITVDQVTVTYRNGHTALRDATFQVPGGSIAALVGVNGSGKSTLFKALMGFVHLAQGDITILQQSVNKALKKNLIAYVPQSEEVDWSFPVLVEDVVMMGRYGHMGWLRRPTAHDHACVDAALARVDMQEYRHRQIGELSGGQKKRVFLARAIAQDGQVILLDEPFTGVDVKTEARIIDLLRELRDEGRTMLVSTHNLGSVTEFCDYTVMIKGTVLASGPTETTFTAANLEQAFSGVLRHIALSGGEEHIITDDERPFISRRVANGGKSS; encoded by the coding sequence ATGAGTCAATCTGCGATTACCGTTGATCAAGTCACGGTGACGTATCGCAACGGTCATACCGCCCTACGGGACGCCACTTTTCAGGTGCCAGGCGGTTCAATCGCCGCCCTGGTAGGCGTAAATGGTTCCGGTAAGTCTACGTTATTTAAAGCGTTAATGGGCTTCGTGCATCTTGCGCAGGGCGATATCACTATCCTGCAACAGTCAGTCAACAAGGCGCTGAAAAAAAACCTCATTGCTTATGTTCCGCAATCGGAAGAAGTGGACTGGTCATTTCCGGTGCTGGTAGAAGATGTGGTGATGATGGGACGCTACGGCCATATGGGCTGGCTGCGCCGTCCCACAGCGCATGACCACGCCTGTGTTGACGCCGCGCTGGCGCGGGTGGATATGCAGGAGTATCGCCACCGGCAGATTGGCGAGCTGTCCGGCGGGCAGAAAAAACGTGTGTTTCTTGCCAGGGCCATTGCTCAGGATGGACAGGTGATCCTGCTGGATGAACCTTTTACCGGCGTGGATGTAAAAACCGAAGCGCGAATCATCGATCTACTGCGGGAACTACGCGATGAGGGCCGCACGATGCTGGTATCAACGCATAATCTCGGCTCCGTCACCGAGTTTTGCGACTATACGGTAATGATTAAAGGAACCGTACTGGCCAGCGGCCCTACCGAAACCACGTTTACCGCCGCAAATCTGGAACAGGCGTTTAGCGGCGTTCTACGTCATATCGCGCTAAGCGGGGGCGAAGAGCACATCATCACCGATGACGAGCGCCCCTTTATTTCCCGGCGCGTGGCCAACGGAGGAAAATCGTCATGA
- the sitA gene encoding iron transport periplasmic-binding protein, whose amino-acid sequence MTNLRRLKTLLIAGIVAILALSPAYAKEKFKVITTFTVIADMAKNVAGDAAEVSSITKPGAEIHEYQPTPGDIKRAQGAQLILANGLNLERWFARFYQHLSGVPEVVVSTGVKPMGITEGPYNGKPNPHAWMSAENALIYVDNIRDALVKYDPDNAQIYKQNAEHYKAKIRQMADPLRAELEKIPADQRWLVTSEGAFSYLARDNDMKELYLWPINADQQGTPKQVRKVIDTIKKHHIPAIFSESTVSDKPARQVARESGAHYGGVLYVDSLSAADGPVPTYLDLLRVTTETIVNGINDGLRSQQ is encoded by the coding sequence ATGACGAATCTGCGCCGTCTGAAAACACTCCTGATTGCCGGTATTGTAGCGATACTCGCGCTATCGCCGGCCTATGCAAAAGAGAAATTTAAAGTAATTACCACATTTACCGTTATTGCCGACATGGCGAAAAACGTGGCGGGCGACGCAGCGGAAGTCAGCTCGATTACCAAGCCCGGCGCTGAAATCCATGAGTATCAACCAACGCCCGGCGATATTAAACGAGCGCAGGGGGCGCAGCTTATCCTCGCGAATGGTCTGAACCTGGAGCGATGGTTCGCCCGCTTTTATCAGCACCTTTCCGGCGTACCGGAAGTCGTCGTCTCCACCGGCGTCAAACCGATGGGCATTACCGAAGGCCCGTATAACGGTAAACCGAACCCGCACGCCTGGATGTCGGCAGAAAACGCGCTGATTTATGTCGATAACATTCGCGATGCTCTGGTGAAGTACGATCCGGATAATGCGCAGATCTATAAGCAAAATGCCGAACACTATAAAGCGAAAATTCGCCAGATGGCCGATCCGCTGCGCGCCGAACTGGAAAAAATCCCCGCCGATCAGCGCTGGCTGGTCACCAGCGAAGGCGCGTTCTCTTACCTGGCGCGCGATAACGATATGAAAGAGCTTTATCTCTGGCCAATTAACGCCGATCAACAGGGTACGCCAAAACAGGTGCGTAAAGTGATTGATACCATTAAAAAACACCATATTCCCGCCATCTTTAGCGAGAGTACGGTTTCCGATAAACCTGCCCGCCAGGTCGCACGTGAATCCGGCGCGCATTATGGCGGCGTGCTGTATGTTGACTCTCTGAGCGCCGCTGACGGCCCTGTGCCAACCTATCTGGATCTGCTGCGCGTCACTACCGAAACCATCGTCAACGGCATTAACGACGGACTGAGGAGTCAACAATGA
- the SBOV28861 gene encoding Nitrous oxide-stimulated promoter has translation MPGKRIAREKLTIKKMIALYESQCPQASEVQGHYDALFAYAQKRLDKCVFGEAKPACKQCPVHCYQPAKREEMKQIMRWAGPRMLWRHPVLTVRHLIDDKRPVPELPEKYQRKK, from the coding sequence ATGCCCGGTAAACGTATCGCTCGTGAAAAACTGACGATTAAAAAAATGATCGCGCTGTATGAAAGCCAGTGTCCACAGGCATCAGAGGTGCAGGGGCATTACGACGCGCTATTCGCCTACGCGCAAAAACGCCTTGATAAGTGCGTATTTGGCGAGGCAAAACCCGCCTGTAAGCAGTGTCCGGTGCACTGCTATCAGCCGGCGAAACGCGAGGAGATGAAGCAGATTATGCGCTGGGCAGGTCCGCGAATGCTTTGGCGGCATCCTGTTCTGACCGTGCGGCACCTTATCGACGATAAGCGCCCCGTTCCGGAATTGCCGGAAAAATATCAGCGCAAGAAGTGA